From the Natrarchaeobaculum aegyptiacum genome, one window contains:
- the pyrF gene encoding orotidine-5'-phosphate decarboxylase, producing the protein MNFFDRLHDRIRTVDSVVSVGLDPDPSRIPDHLADYDLPRWAFNRRIIDATHEHAAVYKPNAAFYEDPDGWAALEETIAYAHGKDVPVLLDAKRADIGNTTRQYAQVLEKVDAITVNPYMGRDSLQPFLADEESGVFILCRTSNPGGADLQDLELETGEPVYQRVAALADLWNENDNVGLVVGATKPEELEELREQVPDLPFLVPGVGAQGGDAEAAVEYGLANGVGLVNSSRGIIFAGENQGEGFAKASDRAAKQLKDRLNQYRE; encoded by the coding sequence ATGAACTTCTTCGACCGGTTGCACGACCGCATTCGGACGGTCGACAGTGTCGTCAGCGTCGGCCTCGACCCGGACCCATCTCGGATCCCCGACCACCTCGCAGACTACGACCTCCCGAGATGGGCGTTCAACCGCCGGATCATCGACGCCACGCACGAACACGCCGCCGTCTACAAACCAAACGCCGCCTTCTACGAGGACCCCGACGGCTGGGCCGCACTCGAGGAGACCATCGCCTACGCCCACGGCAAGGACGTTCCCGTCCTGCTCGACGCCAAACGCGCCGACATCGGCAACACGACCCGCCAGTACGCGCAGGTCCTCGAGAAAGTCGACGCGATCACCGTCAACCCCTACATGGGCCGCGATTCACTCCAGCCGTTTCTGGCCGACGAGGAGTCGGGCGTCTTTATCCTCTGTCGAACCTCGAATCCGGGAGGTGCAGACCTGCAGGACCTCGAACTCGAGACCGGCGAACCCGTCTACCAGCGCGTCGCCGCGCTCGCGGACCTCTGGAACGAAAACGACAACGTGGGGCTGGTCGTCGGCGCGACGAAACCCGAAGAACTCGAGGAGTTGCGTGAACAGGTTCCCGACCTCCCGTTCCTCGTCCCCGGTGTCGGCGCGCAAGGCGGTGATGCCGAGGCGGCGGTCGAGTACGGCCTCGCCAACGGTGTCGGCCTCGTCAACTCCTCGCGCGGGATCATCTTCGCGGGAGAAAACCAGGGAGAAGGGTTCGCGAAAGCGAGTGACCGGGCTGCAAAACAGCTCAAAGACCGTCTCAATCAGTACCGGGAGTGA
- a CDS encoding RNA-binding protein, with amino-acid sequence MPQIPLHYVDLRTFCYATEDEKRVEEALRTFLPGSDEADEDDEPFEIERVETEGHYGDRILVLSARVENADDVRYVLSRLADLEDFETLIDELDERVTENTELFLRLDKQAAFGGDVRLGDGITFRGKVEAYPAKKEQAVENAEEVLERLRDETDA; translated from the coding sequence ATGCCACAGATACCGCTTCACTACGTCGATCTCCGGACGTTCTGTTACGCCACCGAGGACGAAAAACGCGTCGAGGAGGCGCTTCGAACGTTCCTGCCGGGTAGTGACGAAGCCGACGAGGACGACGAACCGTTCGAGATCGAGCGCGTCGAGACCGAGGGTCACTACGGCGACCGCATCCTCGTGCTCTCCGCGCGCGTCGAAAACGCAGACGACGTCCGGTACGTGCTCTCCAGACTCGCCGACCTCGAGGACTTCGAGACCCTGATCGACGAACTCGACGAGCGGGTCACGGAGAACACGGAACTGTTCTTGCGACTCGACAAGCAGGCCGCGTTCGGTGGCGACGTTCGCCTCGGCGACGGCATCACCTTCCGCGGGAAGGTCGAGGCCTACCCCGCGAAGAAAGAACAGGCCGTGGAGAACGCCGAGGAAGTGCTCGAGCGGTTGCGAGACGAGACTGACGCGTAA
- a CDS encoding DUF1918 domain-containing protein: MSFEEDDRVVLNDEHSEFDGETGTVTQTMESMFGDVTYTISFEDGQEAGVPEDALEAADDEDEDDE; the protein is encoded by the coding sequence ATGAGCTTCGAGGAAGACGACCGCGTCGTCCTGAACGACGAGCACAGCGAGTTCGACGGCGAAACCGGTACCGTCACCCAGACGATGGAGTCGATGTTCGGCGACGTCACCTACACGATCAGCTTCGAGGACGGGCAGGAAGCCGGCGTCCCCGAGGACGCACTCGAGGCTGCTGACGACGAGGACGAAGACGACGAGTAA
- a CDS encoding DHH family phosphoesterase, producing the protein MSRAAALASALETVASLVIVCHDNPDPDCLASAIALETIARDQGVDDVTIGYGGELSHQQNRAFVTMLDIDLEHVDAVDVDDYDCVAFVDHSRPGTTTQLDATVEPDVVVDHHPDGPVDATFVDVRPDVGATATLLVEYLVDLETDVTERLASALLFALHRERLDYVRGPTRREYEAALEVYPAADLEVLDQLYGSAFTPGTLDAIGRAIDTRERRGSSLAASVGVTSETDALPQAADYLLNLEGVDTVLVYGIVDDAIRLSGRSYDPRVHIGRTLEDAYGELGPAGGHHDMAGGHIELGLFADDADDDAALLEFVRTRLTNRFFDALNLEEES; encoded by the coding sequence ATGTCCCGTGCGGCAGCCCTCGCGTCCGCCCTCGAGACGGTCGCGTCGCTCGTCATCGTCTGTCACGACAACCCGGACCCGGACTGTCTCGCGAGCGCGATCGCCCTCGAGACGATCGCCCGGGACCAGGGCGTCGACGACGTGACGATCGGGTACGGCGGCGAACTCTCCCACCAGCAAAACCGAGCGTTCGTCACGATGCTCGACATCGACCTCGAGCACGTCGACGCCGTCGACGTCGACGATTACGACTGCGTCGCCTTCGTCGACCACAGCCGGCCCGGAACGACGACGCAGCTCGACGCCACCGTCGAACCGGACGTCGTCGTCGATCACCACCCCGACGGCCCGGTCGACGCGACGTTCGTCGACGTTCGACCGGACGTCGGCGCGACCGCGACGCTCCTCGTCGAGTACCTCGTCGACCTCGAGACCGACGTCACCGAACGACTCGCCTCGGCGCTGCTCTTTGCGCTCCACCGCGAGCGACTCGATTACGTCAGAGGACCCACCCGCCGCGAGTACGAGGCCGCACTCGAGGTCTACCCGGCGGCCGATCTCGAGGTTCTCGACCAGCTATACGGCAGCGCGTTCACGCCGGGCACCCTCGACGCGATCGGGCGCGCGATCGACACCCGGGAACGTCGCGGCTCCTCGCTGGCGGCGAGCGTCGGCGTTACGAGCGAGACCGACGCACTCCCGCAGGCCGCTGATTACCTCCTCAACCTCGAGGGGGTCGACACCGTTCTCGTCTACGGAATCGTCGACGACGCGATTCGATTGAGCGGCCGGTCGTACGACCCCCGCGTTCACATCGGCCGGACGCTCGAGGACGCCTACGGTGAACTTGGCCCGGCAGGGGGCCACCACGACATGGCCGGTGGTCACATCGAACTCGGGCTGTTCGCCGACGACGCCGACGACGACGCGGCGCTCCTCGAGTTCGTCAGGACGCGACTGACCAACCGGTTTTTCGACGCGCTGAACCTCGAGGAAGAGTCCTGA
- a CDS encoding DUF456 domain-containing protein — MVDPVAVVALVLLVGGVLATLIPLVPGGAFSLTGLLLYWWRSGFDEPGTVALVVLVSLAVLTLVIELFGSPAATRASGGSWTTTAAATVVGIVLMLVTGPAGLLVGLFGTVLVLEFVRNGDLEHSARTALWSTVGTLASTAVQVLLTLSILLGFLVAVYVL, encoded by the coding sequence ATGGTCGACCCCGTCGCAGTCGTGGCGCTCGTCCTGCTCGTCGGTGGCGTCCTCGCGACGCTGATCCCACTCGTCCCCGGCGGTGCGTTCTCGCTCACCGGCCTGCTGCTGTACTGGTGGCGGTCGGGATTCGACGAACCCGGCACCGTGGCTCTCGTCGTCCTCGTCTCCCTCGCCGTCCTCACGCTCGTGATCGAGCTCTTCGGAAGTCCCGCCGCAACTCGCGCCAGCGGAGGGTCGTGGACGACGACCGCAGCCGCGACCGTCGTCGGAATCGTCCTCATGCTCGTCACCGGGCCAGCCGGACTGCTCGTCGGCCTCTTCGGGACCGTGCTCGTACTCGAGTTCGTCCGTAACGGCGACCTCGAACACAGCGCCCGGACGGCCCTCTGGTCGACCGTCGGGACGCTCGCCTCCACGGCGGTGCAGGTGCTGTTGACCCTCTCGATTTTACTCGGCTTCCTCGTTGCCGTCTACGTCCTGTAA
- a CDS encoding glutamate--tRNA ligase, with protein MDDDLRERVEREAEKHALLNAVKHESDADVGAIMGPLMGENADFREYGNEIPGVIGGVIGQVNDLSYEEKRERLEDLAPEELAELEAEDEEDEHDLPDLPSADEYDEIRMRCAPNPNGPWHVGHARMPAVIGTYRDRYDGWFCVRFDDTDPETKRPDLEAYDAIIEDLDYLGFEPDDVFRASDRLETYYDHARELIELGGAYTCSCSGEEFSELKNSGEPCPHRDKDVETVLEEFEAMVDGEYESGEMVLRVKTDIEHKNPALRDWVAFRMIDTPHPREEASEYRCWPMLDFQSGVDDHLVGITHIIRGIDLQDSAKRQQFVYDYFDWEYPEVVHWGHVQIDAYDVKMSTSRIGELIDGGDLDGWDDPRAPTLQSLRRRGIRGEAIVDAMVGLGTSTTDVDLAMSTVYANNRELIDDETDRRFLVRDGTELPLGGSPPGEANPPLHPNHEDRGVREIPVGDAVLLESADLPGREERIWLKGLGCFQYTRDVLQYTGEDIDVVREGDVDVVHWVPVDESVPVRMRTMDGDVTGRAEPGVANLEPDELVQFERVGFARIDAHDGDETVVYYTHP; from the coding sequence ATGGACGACGATCTACGCGAGCGCGTCGAGCGCGAAGCCGAGAAGCACGCGCTGTTGAACGCCGTCAAACACGAGAGCGACGCCGACGTGGGTGCTATCATGGGTCCCCTGATGGGTGAGAACGCCGACTTCCGGGAATACGGTAACGAAATTCCGGGGGTCATCGGCGGAGTCATCGGTCAGGTCAACGATCTATCCTACGAGGAAAAGCGCGAGCGACTCGAGGATCTCGCACCGGAGGAACTGGCCGAACTCGAGGCCGAAGACGAAGAAGACGAACACGACCTGCCCGACCTCCCCAGCGCCGACGAGTACGACGAGATTCGAATGCGCTGTGCGCCGAACCCGAACGGCCCGTGGCACGTCGGTCACGCCCGGATGCCCGCGGTCATCGGCACCTACCGCGACCGCTACGACGGCTGGTTCTGTGTCCGCTTCGACGACACCGATCCCGAGACAAAGCGCCCGGATCTCGAGGCCTACGACGCCATCATCGAGGACCTCGACTATCTGGGATTCGAGCCAGACGACGTCTTCCGGGCGAGTGATCGACTCGAGACCTACTACGACCACGCTCGCGAACTGATCGAACTCGGCGGGGCCTACACCTGCTCGTGTTCGGGCGAGGAGTTCTCGGAACTGAAGAACTCGGGTGAACCCTGTCCGCACCGCGACAAGGACGTCGAGACCGTCCTCGAGGAGTTCGAGGCGATGGTCGACGGCGAGTACGAGAGCGGCGAGATGGTTCTGCGCGTAAAGACGGACATCGAGCACAAGAACCCCGCCCTGCGCGACTGGGTCGCGTTCCGGATGATCGACACGCCCCACCCGCGCGAGGAGGCGAGCGAATACCGCTGCTGGCCGATGCTCGACTTCCAGTCCGGCGTCGACGATCACCTGGTCGGCATCACCCACATCATTCGCGGAATCGACCTCCAGGACTCGGCCAAACGCCAGCAGTTCGTCTACGACTACTTCGACTGGGAGTACCCCGAGGTGGTCCACTGGGGCCACGTCCAGATCGACGCCTACGACGTGAAGATGAGTACCTCGAGAATCGGTGAGTTGATCGATGGTGGCGACCTCGACGGCTGGGACGACCCGCGCGCGCCGACGCTCCAGAGCCTTCGCCGACGGGGCATCCGGGGCGAGGCCATCGTCGACGCGATGGTCGGCCTCGGCACCTCGACGACCGACGTCGACCTCGCGATGAGCACCGTCTACGCCAACAACCGCGAGTTGATCGACGACGAGACCGACCGCCGGTTCCTCGTCCGCGACGGTACCGAACTCCCCCTCGGCGGCAGCCCACCCGGGGAGGCCAACCCGCCGTTGCATCCCAACCACGAGGACCGTGGCGTCCGTGAGATTCCCGTCGGCGACGCGGTCTTGCTCGAGTCAGCGGACCTTCCCGGCCGAGAGGAACGGATCTGGCTCAAGGGACTGGGCTGTTTCCAGTACACGCGCGACGTGCTCCAGTACACCGGCGAGGACATCGACGTCGTCCGCGAGGGTGACGTCGACGTCGTCCACTGGGTGCCGGTCGACGAGAGCGTCCCCGTTCGCATGCGAACCATGGATGGCGACGTGACCGGGCGCGCCGAACCCGGAGTCGCGAACCTCGAGCCCGACGAACTGGTCCAGTTCGAACGCGTCGGCTTCGCCAGGATCGACGCCCACGACGGCGACGAAACCGTCGTCTACTACACCCACCCGTAG
- the idsA3 gene encoding geranylfarnesyl diphosphate synthase yields the protein MTTTEAREEVVLEAVRQRREHVNDAIPEELPIDEPTRLYEASRYLLDAGGKRLRPTVLLSVAESLADVDPLSTDYRSFPTLAAGDADRAGPETIDLMGAAVSVEVIQSFTLIHDDIMDDDDLRRGVPAVHREYDVETAILAGDTLYSKAFEIMLEVGATPDRTVEALDVLAHTCTQICEGQARDVEFEARDDVLPEEYLEMVEQKTAVLFAASASLPAVLMGADRETIDQLYGYGLDVGRAFQIQDDVLDLTVPSDKLGKQRGSDLVENKQTLITVHARERGVDVADLVDTDDVEAVTEAEIDDAVAALEESGSIEYANQKARDLVEQGKDRLEVLPDNEARTLLIELADYLIERGY from the coding sequence ATGACGACGACAGAGGCACGTGAAGAAGTCGTCCTCGAGGCCGTCCGGCAGCGTCGCGAGCACGTCAACGACGCGATCCCCGAGGAACTCCCGATCGACGAGCCGACGCGACTCTACGAGGCGTCCCGGTACCTGCTCGACGCCGGCGGAAAACGACTGCGACCGACGGTCCTGCTTTCGGTCGCCGAATCACTCGCCGACGTCGACCCGCTCTCGACCGACTACCGGTCGTTTCCCACACTCGCCGCCGGCGACGCCGACCGGGCCGGTCCAGAGACGATCGACCTCATGGGTGCCGCAGTGAGCGTCGAGGTCATCCAGTCGTTCACGCTGATCCACGACGACATCATGGACGACGACGACCTCCGCCGTGGAGTCCCCGCGGTGCATCGCGAATACGACGTCGAGACCGCGATCCTGGCCGGCGACACGCTCTACTCGAAGGCCTTCGAGATCATGCTCGAGGTCGGCGCGACGCCGGATCGAACCGTCGAAGCGCTCGACGTCCTCGCTCACACCTGCACGCAGATCTGTGAGGGGCAGGCCCGCGACGTCGAGTTCGAAGCCCGAGACGACGTCCTTCCCGAGGAGTACCTCGAGATGGTCGAACAGAAGACGGCCGTCCTCTTCGCGGCGTCGGCCTCGCTGCCGGCCGTGCTCATGGGCGCAGACCGGGAGACGATCGACCAGCTCTACGGCTACGGCCTCGACGTCGGCCGGGCGTTCCAGATCCAGGACGACGTCCTCGATCTGACCGTTCCGAGCGACAAACTCGGGAAACAGCGCGGGAGCGACCTCGTCGAGAACAAACAGACGCTGATCACCGTCCACGCGCGCGAGCGTGGCGTCGACGTCGCCGACCTCGTCGACACCGACGACGTCGAGGCAGTGACCGAAGCCGAGATCGACGACGCCGTCGCAGCACTCGAGGAGTCGGGCTCGATCGAGTACGCGAACCAGAAAGCACGTGACCTCGTCGAACAGGGCAAAGACAGACTCGAGGTCCTGCCCGACAACGAGGCCCGTACCCTGCTGATCGAACTCGCCGATTACCTGATCGAACGCGGGTACTAG
- a CDS encoding ribonuclease J has translation MEIEIATIGGYEEVGRQMTAVRAGNDVVIFDMGLNLSQVLIHDNVETERMHSLDLIDMGAIPDDRVMSDLEGDVQAIVPTHGHLDHIGAISKLAHRYNAPIVATPFTIELVKQQIEGEQKFGVENDLIKMDAGDSMTIGDHGVELEFVNVTHSIIDAINPVLHTPEGAIVYGLDKRMDHSPVLGDPIDMKRFREIGREDEGVLCYIEDCTNANKKGRTPSERVAREHLRDVLYSMEDYDGGIVATTFSSHISRVTSLVEFAEDIGRQPVLLGRSMEKYSGTAERLDFVDFPSDLGMFGHRKSVDRTFKRIMNEGKEDYLPVVTGHQGEPRAMLTRMARGETPYELDDGDKVVFSARVIPEPTNEGQRYQAEKLLSMQGARVYDDIHVSGHLNQEGHYEMLDALQPQHVIPAHQDLKGLSGYVNLCESEGYKMDRDVHVSRNGNLIQLVD, from the coding sequence ATGGAGATTGAAATTGCAACCATCGGCGGTTACGAAGAAGTTGGACGGCAGATGACTGCCGTCCGCGCCGGGAACGACGTCGTCATCTTCGACATGGGTCTGAACCTCTCGCAGGTTCTCATCCACGACAACGTCGAGACCGAGCGAATGCACAGCCTCGACCTGATCGACATGGGCGCGATCCCCGACGACCGGGTCATGTCCGACCTCGAGGGCGACGTGCAGGCGATCGTCCCGACCCACGGTCACCTGGATCACATCGGTGCCATCTCGAAACTGGCCCACCGGTACAACGCACCCATCGTCGCGACGCCCTTTACCATCGAACTCGTCAAACAGCAGATCGAGGGTGAACAGAAGTTCGGCGTCGAAAACGATCTGATCAAGATGGACGCCGGCGACTCGATGACCATCGGCGACCACGGCGTCGAACTCGAGTTCGTCAACGTTACCCACTCGATCATCGACGCGATCAACCCCGTCCTCCACACGCCCGAGGGTGCCATCGTCTACGGACTGGACAAGCGCATGGACCACTCACCAGTGCTCGGCGACCCGATCGACATGAAGCGGTTCCGTGAGATCGGTCGCGAGGACGAAGGCGTGCTGTGTTACATCGAGGACTGTACCAATGCGAACAAGAAAGGCCGCACCCCAAGTGAGCGCGTCGCGCGCGAACACCTCCGGGACGTCCTCTACAGCATGGAAGACTACGACGGCGGGATCGTCGCCACGACGTTCTCGAGTCACATCTCGCGTGTGACCAGCCTCGTCGAATTCGCCGAAGACATCGGCCGTCAGCCCGTCTTGCTCGGCCGATCGATGGAGAAGTACTCCGGCACCGCAGAGCGACTGGACTTCGTCGACTTCCCCTCTGACCTCGGGATGTTCGGTCACCGCAAGTCCGTCGACCGCACGTTCAAGCGGATCATGAACGAGGGCAAAGAGGACTACCTGCCCGTCGTCACCGGCCACCAGGGCGAACCGCGTGCGATGCTCACCCGCATGGCCCGCGGCGAGACGCCGTACGAACTGGACGACGGCGACAAGGTCGTCTTCTCCGCTCGCGTCATCCCGGAGCCGACCAACGAGGGCCAGCGCTACCAGGCCGAGAAACTGCTCTCCATGCAGGGTGCCCGCGTCTACGACGACATCCACGTCTCCGGCCACCTCAACCAGGAGGGTCACTACGAGATGTTAGACGCACTCCAGCCCCAGCACGTCATCCCCGCTCACCAGGACCTGAAGGGACTGTCGGGCTACGTCAACCTCTGTGAGAGCGAGGGCTACAAGATGGACCGCGACGTCCACGTCTCGCGAAACGGCAACCTCATCCAGCTCGTCGACTGA
- a CDS encoding universal stress protein — translation MAKDLERDLGLFAVIAISMGAMIGSGIFILPGIAMAEAGPAVILAFVIAAVLVIPAALSIAELGTAMPEAGGDYIFIERGLGPSFGTIAGLGTWLMLMLKGSLALYGGMFYINFIYTLPTWDLAVPFLEATIAIPGVRALGITFALIFIAINLIGVKQTGGIQLVMVIVMLVILGVFVAVTIVQVDGANYDPFFDEGIDGVLTATALVLVSYAGVTKVAAVAEEIENPGRNLPLGLLVSLIVTAFLYALLVFVLVGVMEAEDLADSEEPMALATELLFGDAVLGGVPVGTLAVAGIILAAVLALVSTANAGILTASRYPLALSRDDLFLKKFEYIHPRFNTPTIAILSTGAIIIFIVATQEVDEIAKMAGAFQILVYILVCGALIAFRERDLEWYDPDFHTPGYPWVQLFGIVSGIFIITQMETREIAGSVAIVILGFIWFRLYASKRVDREGVAKDLARRQTGKQYVQETEDQLDRSDEYEILIPIRQDLTREQEDALIQMAAPIVNKRGGHIRIVRFEEVPDQIPLDTAAAELTEADVEFENRTDELVQYLEAPVEVGEIVSHDTRHAVVNFADRTGADLILARQKATSRLDTLLGRDSDWILEHAPCDVVFVQHERRAMIDEIAIVTDQSPFNDPLKVELADAMADVVGARVRFIFAVPESSGEEFVETIEDYHDELDALCSVPVESTIVRGDDVAALSAELESADVVMLSTMTHRRLPDLIVEQRSDRIAAAIEQPVMLVHSKESRRGTFLRPIVERLLFD, via the coding sequence ATGGCGAAGGATCTCGAGCGCGACCTGGGGCTTTTTGCGGTGATCGCGATCAGTATGGGTGCGATGATCGGGAGCGGCATCTTCATCCTCCCCGGCATCGCGATGGCCGAGGCGGGGCCAGCGGTGATCCTCGCGTTCGTCATCGCGGCGGTCCTCGTGATCCCCGCGGCGCTGTCGATCGCCGAACTGGGGACCGCGATGCCCGAGGCCGGCGGCGACTACATCTTCATCGAACGGGGGCTCGGCCCCTCGTTCGGAACGATCGCCGGGCTCGGTACCTGGCTCATGCTGATGCTCAAAGGTTCACTCGCGCTCTACGGCGGCATGTTCTACATCAATTTCATATACACGCTCCCGACCTGGGATCTCGCCGTTCCGTTTCTCGAGGCGACCATCGCAATTCCCGGTGTTCGCGCACTCGGCATCACCTTCGCACTGATCTTCATCGCGATCAACCTCATCGGCGTCAAACAGACTGGCGGCATCCAGCTCGTGATGGTTATCGTCATGCTCGTGATCCTCGGCGTCTTCGTCGCCGTCACCATCGTACAGGTCGACGGTGCGAACTACGATCCGTTCTTCGACGAGGGAATCGACGGCGTGCTCACGGCGACCGCGCTCGTGCTCGTCTCCTACGCGGGCGTGACGAAGGTCGCGGCGGTCGCAGAAGAGATCGAAAACCCCGGCCGAAACCTCCCACTCGGGCTGCTCGTCTCGCTCATCGTCACGGCATTTCTGTACGCACTGCTCGTGTTCGTCCTCGTCGGCGTGATGGAAGCCGAGGACCTGGCCGACTCGGAAGAGCCGATGGCCCTCGCGACGGAACTGCTGTTCGGTGATGCCGTCCTCGGTGGCGTTCCCGTCGGCACGCTCGCCGTCGCCGGTATCATCCTCGCGGCCGTCCTCGCGCTCGTGAGTACCGCGAACGCCGGCATCCTGACCGCCTCGCGGTACCCGCTCGCGCTCAGCCGCGACGACCTCTTCCTGAAGAAGTTCGAGTACATCCACCCGCGGTTCAACACGCCGACGATCGCGATCCTCTCGACCGGTGCGATCATCATCTTCATCGTCGCCACCCAGGAGGTCGACGAAATCGCGAAGATGGCCGGCGCGTTCCAGATCCTCGTCTACATCCTCGTCTGTGGTGCCCTGATCGCCTTCCGGGAACGCGACCTCGAGTGGTACGATCCGGACTTCCACACGCCCGGCTATCCGTGGGTCCAGCTGTTCGGCATCGTCTCTGGTATCTTCATCATCACACAGATGGAAACCCGCGAAATCGCCGGCTCTGTCGCCATCGTGATCCTCGGGTTCATCTGGTTTCGCCTGTACGCCTCGAAACGGGTCGATCGCGAGGGCGTCGCCAAGGACCTCGCCCGCAGGCAGACCGGGAAACAGTACGTTCAGGAGACCGAAGACCAGCTCGACCGAAGCGACGAATACGAGATCCTGATCCCGATCCGGCAGGACCTCACGCGCGAGCAGGAAGACGCACTGATCCAGATGGCCGCACCGATCGTCAACAAACGCGGCGGCCACATCCGGATCGTTCGCTTCGAGGAAGTGCCGGATCAGATCCCGCTCGACACCGCGGCCGCGGAACTGACCGAGGCCGACGTCGAGTTCGAGAACCGGACCGACGAACTCGTCCAGTATCTGGAGGCCCCCGTCGAGGTCGGCGAGATCGTCAGTCACGACACCCGTCACGCGGTCGTCAACTTCGCCGACCGGACCGGGGCCGACCTGATCCTCGCCCGGCAGAAAGCGACCAGCCGACTCGACACCCTGCTCGGTCGGGACAGCGACTGGATCCTAGAACACGCTCCGTGTGACGTCGTCTTCGTCCAGCACGAACGGCGCGCGATGATCGACGAGATCGCCATCGTCACCGACCAGAGCCCGTTCAACGACCCGCTCAAGGTCGAACTCGCCGACGCGATGGCCGACGTCGTCGGCGCACGGGTTCGGTTCATCTTCGCGGTTCCCGAGAGTTCGGGCGAGGAGTTCGTCGAGACCATCGAGGACTACCACGACGAACTCGACGCGCTCTGTTCGGTCCCCGTCGAGTCGACGATCGTTCGAGGCGACGACGTCGCAGCCCTGTCGGCGGAACTCGAGTCCGCCGACGTCGTGATGCTCAGTACGATGACCCACCGTCGCCTGCCGGACCTGATCGTCGAACAGCGCAGCGACCGGATCGCCGCTGCGATCGAACAGCCGGTCATGCTCGTCCACTCGAAAGAGAGTCGCCGGGGAACGTTCCTGCGACCGATCGTCGAGCGACTCCTGTTCGATTGA
- a CDS encoding isopentenyl phosphate kinase, which yields MIVLKLGGSAITDKSRPETLDGPALERASDAIAAALDGDGVENGLVIVHGGGSFGHHHASEHGLTRTSGSRDVTAAMDVHRAMKTLNAFVLERLLERDVPAVPVHPFSTAHREEGGDLVLPTGQVATIVAEGFVPVLHGDVVSHAGEGVTIVSGDELVAGLARDLEADAVGLCSTVPGVLDDDDAVIGYISSYDDVEPVLGASDATDVTGGMAAKVRALLDLESPATIFGLDDLEAFLAGDQPGTTIDGASAVD from the coding sequence ATGATCGTCCTGAAACTCGGCGGCAGCGCGATCACCGACAAGTCCCGTCCCGAGACGCTGGACGGACCGGCCCTCGAGCGCGCGAGCGACGCCATCGCGGCGGCACTCGACGGTGACGGCGTCGAGAATGGCCTCGTGATCGTCCACGGTGGTGGCAGCTTCGGTCACCACCACGCGAGCGAACACGGGCTGACTCGAACCAGCGGAAGCCGCGACGTGACGGCGGCGATGGACGTCCACCGGGCGATGAAGACGCTGAACGCGTTCGTCCTCGAGCGACTGCTCGAGCGGGACGTGCCGGCCGTGCCGGTGCACCCGTTCTCGACGGCCCACCGTGAGGAGGGCGGCGATCTGGTACTCCCGACCGGACAGGTCGCGACGATCGTCGCGGAGGGATTCGTCCCCGTGCTCCACGGCGACGTCGTCTCCCACGCTGGCGAGGGCGTGACGATCGTCAGCGGCGACGAACTGGTCGCAGGTCTCGCCCGCGACCTCGAGGCGGACGCGGTCGGCCTCTGTTCGACCGTCCCCGGCGTTCTCGACGATGACGACGCGGTGATCGGCTACATCTCGAGTTACGACGACGTCGAACCGGTCCTCGGCGCGAGCGACGCGACCGACGTGACCGGCGGGATGGCCGCGAAGGTGCGCGCGCTCCTCGACCTCGAGTCGCCGGCGACCATCTTCGGACTCGACGACCTCGAGGCGTTCCTCGCTGGCGACCAGCCGGGGACGACGATCGACGGCGCGTCGGCCGTCGACTGA